Part of the Streptomyces sp. FXJ1.172 genome, CACCTCACGAACGCCCAGCAGACCGACACGGCCCACTACATCGCCACACACCACCTCGAAGGCAACTTCCCCGGCGGCACCATCGATCTCCGCTATCGGTTCACGCTGCGCGACGACCTCATCGAACACCTCGCCATCGAACCCTGAGCCCGCTCCCACACCACCTATTCCCGGCCAGGGGAGAGGCCCCACCCACTCCAGACCGCCCCGTCCCAGCCCTCGTACCCATCCAGCCACCTGACCAAGAGCCAACCCTCAAGTTCGGCATCCACCCGCAGATCAGCACTTGCACGCCTGAGGAATCAAGGCGAGCAACTCCGGGGCCATCCTCAGCACAGGGTGAGGAGATTCAAAGGTCTCCATCACCCCGCGAGTTGACCCCGAACCGACGGGGCCATCCCCCGGAATCCGGGCACCGCACCCTCGGGTTCGCGCTGAAGAACCTTCAGTTTCCACGAACTCGTGGGCGTCTGTGCCCCGGACTCCTGTCCATGCCCCACCGTGCAAAGTAGCCACCGCGGCTCGACGGTGATCGGCATCAGATCAACCTCGTTCAGCTCGGTCTGCTTCTGTGCCGCCTCGGCGTCGCGAGCATCGTTGGGCGACGCTCCTGCCCCTCTGTGACCCATGCCACATGCGGTTGCTGTCAGGAGTCGGGGCGCTGTTCCGCTCAAGTCACCAGGAGCAAACGAACCGACAGGAGCATCACATGAGGCATCGCATCGTCGTCCTCGGCGCCGGCTATGCCGGGGCTTACGTGGCCGGGATGCTGGCCCGCCGGCTGTCCCCGGCGGATACCGAGATCATCGTGGTCAACGCCGAGCCGGACTTCGTCCAGCGGCTGCGGCTGCACCAGCTCGCGGCCGGCCAGGACATCGAGGCTCCACAGCTCGCCGGCGTCTTCGGGGGCACGGGGATACGGCTGCGCCTGGGCCTTGTTACCGCTGTCGACCCCGAGCGCCAGGTCGTCCACGTGGCCGACGCCGACGGCGGCGGCGAACTCGGATACGACACGCTTCTCTACGCGCTCGGCAGCCACGGCGACTGCGGCGCCGTCACCGGCGCGGCTGAGCACGCCTTCGACGTCGCCGCCAGGCCCTCGGCGCTGCGCCTGCGCGAGCGTCTGGACGGCCTGGGCAAGCGGGGCGAAGGCGGGAGTGTGCTGGTCGTCGGCGACGGGTTGACCGGCATCGAGACCGCCACCGAGATCGCCGAATCCCGGCCCCGCCTGTCGGTGGCGCTGATCGCCCGCGGCAAGCTGGGCGCCCGGCTCTCCGCCGGTGCCCGCAGCCACCTGCGCCAGGCCTGCGACCGGCTGGGCATCACAGTCCTGGAGCACACCGAGGTCGAAGCCGTCGAAGCGGCGCGAGTACTGTGCACCGACGGAATCGCCCTGGCGTCCGACGCGACCGTGTGGACGGCCGGGTTCGCGGTCAGCCCCATCGCCACCGCCGGCGGGCTGAAGGTCACCGAGAACGGTCGGATCGTCGTCGATCGCACCATGCGGTCGGTCTCGCACCCGAACGTCTACGCCGTCGGCGACAGCGCCTACGCCATCGGCGACAACGGCGGGCCGCTGCCGATGTCCTGCGCTTCGGCCGGCTACACCGGCATGCAGGCCACGGCCGCGATGGTGGGACACCTAACCGGCCGTAAAATCCCGAACACCAAACTGGAGTACCTGGGCAACCACATCAGCCTCGGGCGGCGGGACGGGATCCTGCAGATGGTCGACGACGAAGGGCAGGCGAAGCCGAAGCATGTGGGCGGCCGGAAGGCCGCGCGGATCAAGTCGGGCATCCTCAAGATGTCGCTGTGGACCACCTCGCACCCGACCTTCGGCCTGCCCAAGCGCAAGCGCCGCCTGGCCGTCCCGTCGGATGCGTCCGCCGAGAAGGCGTTCGCGTAGCCAACCGGAGTCTACCTAGGGTGACCCGCGTGGACAGCACCGCCATTGATCGCTTCGACACCAGTCGGTTCGAGGCCAGCCGGAACCGGCTCGCCTCGCTGGCGTACCGGCTGCTGGGCTCCGCCACCGACGCCGAGGACGCCGTGCAGGACGCGTTCCTGCACTGGCAGGCCGCCGACCGGCAGCGGATCAAGGTGCCGGAAGCGTGGCTGACCAAGGTCGTCACCAACCTGTGCCTCGACCGTCTCCGCTCGGCACAGGCCCGCCGCGAACGCACCGTCGGCGCCTGGCTGCCCGAACCGCTCCTCGACGGCGACCCGATGCTCGGCCCGGCCGACACGTTCGTGCAGCGTGAATCGGTCTCCCTGGCCGTGCTGACCCTCATGGAGCGCCTGTCACCCATCGAGCGGGCCGTGTACGTCCTGCGCGAAGCGTTCTCCCACGGCCACGCCGAGATCGCCGAGATCCTCGACATCACCGAATCCGCAAGCCAGCAGCACCTCCACCGGGCCAGGGGACGCATCACCGCCGCGCGCCGCCGCGGCGGCGAAGTCGACCGGGTATTCGCCCGCAGGATCGTCGAGGAATTCCTCGCCGCTGCCTCCTCGGGCCGCACCGAACGGCTGGTGGCGCTGCTCACCGACGACGCGACCGCGATCTCCGACGGCGCCGGCCTGACCAAGAGGCTGCTGCAGTTCGACACTGCGCAGCGCATCGCCGCCGTCGCACGAGCCGGCTTCAAACCCGCACCCGCGAAACGGCGACTTGCCGGCGGCACGCCCGCCGTCCACTACGCGCTCGTCAACGGCGCCCCTGCCATCCTCTTCTTGGTCGGAGACCAGGTCATCGGCGCCGTGACGTTCGACGTCACCAACGGTAGGATCGCAACCGTGCGCGGCATCGCCGCCCCCACCCGCCTTGTCCGCCTCACCGAAGCCTGGCGGCAGCACGAACCGGACACGCCGCTCATCACCCAGTGGTGACCGTCGTGTTCACCGTGCTCGCCGCGCTGTCCCGCACGGAACGCAAGTACCTCCGCCACCGAATCCTCGAAGGCCACGAATCCGCCCGCAAACGCGGCAAGACCATCGGCGGCGCCAGCGTCGCCGACATGCGGCCGATGGCTCCGCACTACCGGGACCAGGGACTGAGCTTGCGCGACATCGCCGCCAAGCTCGTCACCACCACCGGCAAGAAGAGGGGCCCACACCACCTTCACCGGCCACCGTCATGCAATTGCTGCACCAACCGGCCCGGTCGAGTGCCGGGAGGGCCCCGACGCGGAAGCCAGTTGGGTTCCCGTGCTCATCGACCGCTTCCAGCGTGGCCTTCCGTGCCGGGTGGCCGTCGAGGGCGCCGGGACAAGGCTGGTGTGCTGCGCCCATGCAGGGGCCTGTGTCAGGACCCTGTAGGGGGTGTTAGAAGAGGTCGCGGTACTGATTGAAGCCGGTGCCGATCTTGACTCGGGGCTTGAAGGGCGCGGCCGCTTTGCCCGTCCCCTTGTGCAGCCAGAGGTTGCCC contains:
- a CDS encoding NAD(P)/FAD-dependent oxidoreductase, which gives rise to MRHRIVVLGAGYAGAYVAGMLARRLSPADTEIIVVNAEPDFVQRLRLHQLAAGQDIEAPQLAGVFGGTGIRLRLGLVTAVDPERQVVHVADADGGGELGYDTLLYALGSHGDCGAVTGAAEHAFDVAARPSALRLRERLDGLGKRGEGGSVLVVGDGLTGIETATEIAESRPRLSVALIARGKLGARLSAGARSHLRQACDRLGITVLEHTEVEAVEAARVLCTDGIALASDATVWTAGFAVSPIATAGGLKVTENGRIVVDRTMRSVSHPNVYAVGDSAYAIGDNGGPLPMSCASAGYTGMQATAAMVGHLTGRKIPNTKLEYLGNHISLGRRDGILQMVDDEGQAKPKHVGGRKAARIKSGILKMSLWTTSHPTFGLPKRKRRLAVPSDASAEKAFA
- a CDS encoding sigma-70 family RNA polymerase sigma factor codes for the protein MDSTAIDRFDTSRFEASRNRLASLAYRLLGSATDAEDAVQDAFLHWQAADRQRIKVPEAWLTKVVTNLCLDRLRSAQARRERTVGAWLPEPLLDGDPMLGPADTFVQRESVSLAVLTLMERLSPIERAVYVLREAFSHGHAEIAEILDITESASQQHLHRARGRITAARRRGGEVDRVFARRIVEEFLAAASSGRTERLVALLTDDATAISDGAGLTKRLLQFDTAQRIAAVARAGFKPAPAKRRLAGGTPAVHYALVNGAPAILFLVGDQVIGAVTFDVTNGRIATVRGIAAPTRLVRLTEAWRQHEPDTPLITQW